TAGCCGCAACGAGCGGCTGCTCGGCATCGGCGTCACCCTGAAAAAGGGCGACATCATCACCATCGACGGCTCGGCCGGCCAGGTGCTGAAAGGCGAGGTGCCGATGATCCAGCCGGAGCTTTCGGGCGATTTCGGCCGCATCATGGGCTGGGCCGACCGTCTCAGGCGCATGACGGTGCGCACCAATGCCGATACGCCGGCCGATGCGCGCGCCGCCCGCTCCTTCGGCGCCGAGGGCATCGGCCTTTGCCGCACCGAGCACATGTTCTTCGAGGGCGAGCGCATCCATGTCATGCGCGAGATGATCCTCGCCGTCGATGAGAAGGGCAGGCGGCTGGCGCTCGACAAGCTGCTGCCGATGCAGCGGCTGGATTTCACCGGCCTCTTCACCGTCATGCACGGCCTGCCGGTGACGATCCGCTTGCTCGATCCGCCGTTGCACGAATTCCTGCCGAAGACCGATGACGAGGTCGCCGAAGTCGCCTTCGCCATGGGCATGGAGGCGATAGCCTTGCGCCAGCGCGTCGATGCGCTGCACGAGTTCAATCCGATGCTCGGCCATCGCGGCTGCCGGCTGGCGATCTCCTATCCTGAAATCGTCGAGATGCAGGCCCGCGCCATCTTCGAGGCGGCGGTTGCCGCAGCGAAGGAGACCGGGGCGGCCGTCGTGCCGGAGATCATGGTGCCGCTGGTCGGCCTGCGCTCCGAGCTCGATTACGTCAAGGCGCGCATCGACGAGGTCGCCGGCGACGTGATGCGCGAGGCCGGCATGAAGATCGATTATCTCGTCGGCACGATGATCGAGCTGCCGCGCGCGGCGCTCCGCGCCCATGTGATTGCCGAAGCCGCCGAATTCTTCTCCTTCGGCACCAACGACCTGACGCAGACCACCTTCGGCATCTCGCGCGACGACGCCTCGGCCTTCATCCCCACCTATCAGCGCAAGGGCATCATCGAGCACGATCCGTTCATCTCGCTCGATTTCGACGGTGTCGGAGAATTGATCAGCATTGCCGCCGAACGCGGCCGGCAGACCCGCAACGACATGAAGCTCGGCATTTGCGGCGAACATGGCGGCGACCCGGCCTCGATCCGCTTCTGCGAAACGATCGGGCTCGATTATGTCTCCTGCTCGCCGTTTCGCGTGCCGATCGCCAGATTGGCGGCGGCGCAGGCAGTCATTGCAGGAGGTCTGAAAGACCTCGGGGGGAAATAGTCAGCTCGGCCTCAATGATGATGGCGCCAGCGATCGCGGTAGATATAGGGCCCGTTCAGATCCCAGGCCATGCTCTGCATCATCTCGGCACTTTGCTCCCGCGATTCGGCCCGCCGGTCGAGATCGATGCGCTGCAGGCAGGTGGCAAAACCATCGGTGCCGCGGCGGAAACCATAGCTCAAACACCGCTGCTCATCCGCCGCCCGCCGCTCCTCCGGCGTCATCGTCTGACAGGCGGAAAGCCCGGCGGCGAGGGTGGCTATGGCGATGAGAAGGGGAACGCGCATCGGGGTATTCCTTGCTTTTCCCTGAGGAAATGCCATTCAGGCCGTGGCGTCAAGCGAGGAGATCGGCGAGGGTGGCCTGTCGTGCGAAGAGATGGGCGAGGGCGGTCTGTCGTGTTTGAGGCAAGTCCTCGACCTCTCAACTCCCTCATTCCTGTGCTTGTCACAGGAATCCAGTCCGCCCAAGTCCTTGGGCGCGGGAAACTCCCTTCAAGGCGTTATTCACCGCGCCGACGCGCGGTGGCGGGATTCCTGTGACGAGCACAGGAATGAGGGAGAGTGGGGAAACGCTCTCGCCAAAATCACGCCGCTCCGGCCGGATCCCCGATCGGCAGTAGCGCCGGATTGAGCGGCGGGTCCTGTGGGTTCTTCGTATCGGCCGGATCCTGCGCCGGGGTCAGCGGCGGCTTCTGCTGGATGGGGTCGGGAATGCCGGGGGTCGGCGTCGGCCCGCGTGGTGTATCGGCGTTCGGGATTGGCATCGGATCTCTGTTCGGCATGATCGCCTCCTTTTCGAAAAAAGGAACGGCATCGGGCCGCACTTGGTTCCACTTTCGCCGGCCACCTTCCTATGCATAAGGGGGATTTCTCTGTATGAGAGGCCGGCAAGCATGGGAACGAGCATGGCCATCCGCGATCGATTTTCGAAAAAACTGAACTGCCCGCAATGCGGCAATGAGGGCTTTGCCGAAGCCTCGGAGATCGACGATCCCAAGCGCAAGCACCCGGATTTCAAGGTCGATCAGCTGCCGCGCGGTTTTGGCGTGCAGCGGCCGTCCAACCACCAGGAAAGCTTCATGCTGAAATGTGAATGCGGCCGCAAGTTTCCCTTCCGCAGCCTGGCGGAGGCTGCGGCCGAGCGGCGCTAGAACGCAGGGTCAACCCTAAATCCGCTCCAGCAGTTCGACGAAGGCATCGGCGAAACGCACCAGATGCGCGGTCTCCTCATCGGGCGCCTGCATGCGGATTTCGGTGCCGGCATAATCGAGCAGCGCCAGCACGACCCGCATCTGACTGCCGTCATCGGGAATGCGCAGCACGGCGATGCGCCGGCAATCCGCGATAAGACCGCCGGCCGGTAGGTCGAACAGCAATTCGCCGCCCGACCGCTGTGCTGCCTGGCGCACCGCCTCGCAGAAGCCGGCATCGCCGCCGGCATAACCTTCGAGCGAAAGTTCGAGCTCGAGCAGCTCCATCGGCAGCATCGGCTCGGTGTGATCGATCCCGCCAAGCGCAGACGCCTGCGGCCTGGCTGCTATCTCGGGTGAAATCATCCCGTCTCTCCTTGCCTTTGAATTCGGAGATGAATCCGCGGCAGAATGGCCCTTTTTTACCATATCAGCAAGGGCTCATGAAGTGGGTGGCCTTTCGCTTCGGCCATGCCAGGCGAATTCCAGCTGATATTCCAAGACAACAGTTTCAATTCAGCCGAATCTTGCCCAGATCCGGATGATTCTAGGCCGGGCTGGCCTAAAATCTGAATCCGGATCTAAATCAAAGAAATAGAGCATGATGTCGTCCGAAAACCGCTTCACACTTTTCGGCATCATGCTCTAAACAAGGATATGGCGATTTGCGTTGTTTGATGGCGCGGCGCTGACGAGCAACCGGTAAGTTTGATGGCCATCCGTTTCGACCGTCCCGTTTCAGGCGCCGCCCGCTTTTCGCGGCTGCTCGGGGCGTTTTCGCTGGTTCTGGCGCTGGCGGTGCTGATCGCCCATCGCTTCGGCGGCCTCGCCACCCCCTATCTCGTGCTGCTGCTGATCGCCGCTGCCGGCTGCGGGCTGCTGGCCGCCATGCTGGCCGCAGTCGGGCTGCGCAGCCTCTGGATGACAGGCGCCGAAGGCGGGCTGGCGGCACTCGCCGCCTTGATCTATGCCGCCTTTCCGCTCGGCATCGGCGCCTTCGCCGTCGAGCGTTATATGACGCTGCCTGATATCTACGACGTCTCCACCGACCCGGTCTCCGCCCCGGACTGGCTGTCGACCCCGAAATCCGATCAGATCTGGCTGAAGCGCAATCTCGTGACGCCGGAGGATCGCGAAAAGCAGCTCGCCGCCTATCCCGAGCTGACCGGCCGGCGTTATGAGGGCGCGCTCGACCGCGTGCTGGAAGCGGTGCGCAAGGTCGCCAAACAGAGCGGCTTTGTCATCGTCAGGAGCACCGGCACCAGCGAGCTGGACCGCGACCCGGAGGACGGACCGGCCAAACTCGAGCCCGGCGACGAGGCCGTTGCCGATGCGCCCGGCATCATCCCCGTGCCGACGCCGCGCCCCTATGACGACGATGTCGCCAAGCTGATCCGCGGCGCCAACGGCGTGACGCTGCAGGCGACCAACCGCACACTGATCCTCGGCCTGCGCTTCGATATCCTGATCCGCCTGCGCGAAGAGGCCGAAACCACCTTCGTCGACATCCGCGTCGCCTCCCGCTACGGCCAACACGACCTCGGCTTCAGCGCCGAAATCGCCGGCGATTATCTGAAGGCGCTGGACGCCGAACTGCTGGGGATTGCGGGTGGGTGAGCCGCGGTGCCGCCAAAGGCGGCAGCAATCGATCCAGTGAATCGATTGCAGCGGCGAACGCCCTGAGCTTAAAGCGAAGGGCCGGGAGAGGGTGCGGCAGGCTCGACATGCTGACGGTGCCGCAAACTCCACATCACTGCGGTATCGCCCAACCAAGCCGGCCCGAACAACGATCAGCCCTCATCCTGAGGTGCCCCGAAGGGGCCTCGAAGGACGAGGGCGGTGGATGCGGTGGCCAGCCCCGTCCTTCGAGGCTTCGCCCTGCGGGCTACACACCTCAGGATGAGGCTGGAGAGAGGTCGCGTCATGAGGCTGGAGAGAGGCGGCATAAGGCCGCAGATCGCGCGCGTGCCCCTCACTCCACCACCAACCACCCCGAATACCGCACCACCAGCCCCGTCAGCCGCCCGCCAATCTCCACATGAAAATGAAACCGCCCATCCCGCTCCTCCTCGAAAGTCTCCCCACCCGGCGCCAGAAACAGCGGCAGCGGAAGCCCGCAAAACCGCCACCCCCGCACCACCAGTCGCAACTTGCTCCCCTCCGGCACCAGCGCCACCAGCACCCGGAACGGCCCGAACACTTCCGCCAGCAGATGCCGGTCGTGGTCCTTTCCCTCGAGCTGCAGGCTGTGGAAGATTTTGCCGCCGAAATCCCGCGTCCAGATCTCCTTCTCGCCATCGGCGGTAAAGCGCACCGTCACCGGCACATCCTCGCCCGCCGGGGGAAAGCCGATCAGCCGGGCGACGATGCCGGCAAGAATGCCGCGGCCGCGCTCGATCCGCGCCCGACCGGAGGCGACGCGCGCGCCGCCGGCAGGACCGACCGAGTGGATGGCGGCAATCGCCGGCGGCAACTGCTCGAAGGCGCTGCCGAGAACCCGGTGGTAGAGCGGCAGGCAGGCGCCCACGCTTTCCATCCGGATCCCGGTCGTGATCGAAAACCGCCGGAATTCCGCTTCGAAATCGTCCAATCGCAATTCGCCCGTCGCCGGCCGCGCGCCAGCCTCCGGCCGGATACCCTTGAGCAGCCGCCGCACCAGCGCGGCCACCCCGGTCACCGGAATGAACGGCCCGTCATCCCCCTCGGCAATCAGATGCCAGCCGCCTGTCAGGCTTTTGCCCGCGGCATCGACGCCGGTCACACGCACGAACATGCCGCCGCGATGCGCGCCGATCGCAAAGCCGTGGCTGGCGCGCCGGATCAACCGCGAAAACGGCGTGAGCGACGGCAACAGCTTCAGCCGCACCAGCTGGGCTGCAAGGCCAAGCAGCCGCTGCAGCGGCTGCGGCTCCGTGCCGACCCCGGTGAAGCTGGACTGCAGGCCGGCAAAGCGCGCCGGCAGCAGCGCCAGATCCGGCGCATCCACCAGCAGGAATTCGCGGCTCTTCAGCGGCACCGCGCCGGGCGGCGCTACCGTCACCCGCATCGCATCGATCAGCCCGCGCCCGCTCGAAACCTTACCATCGCTGAGCCGCGGCACGGGTTTGCCGGCATAACTTGCGATCGCGCTGACGACATTCAGCCCGATCTTCACATGCGAGGAGGGGGCAATGCCCGCCGCCACCGCCTCGACCCGGGCGAACTGCGGCGCCATGACCTCGAGCGCGGCGAAGGAAAGGGCAGGCAGGCTGCTGAGGCCGGAGAGCGCGAAGACGCCCCTCGCTCTCGCCTCGGCATTAAGCCCGCCGATCGCGGCGACGAAGCCGGTGCTGTCGGCGAGATCGGCATAATCGATGTCAAGGCCGATGCAGGCGCGCACCACCTTATAGGGATCGTCCCCGAAGCTCTGGAACGGCCCGGAGGCATCGACGACGAGATCCGGCTGCAGCCGCGTCAGCTGTTCCGCCAGATCACCATCGCGATCGAAGCGCACGGCCTGCAGGCTCGCGCCCAGATTGCTGCTTCCCAAGCCCTCGGATCCATCCTTCGGGGCTCTGAGATCGGCGACGAAATCGTCGGCTTTCTCCAACGACCGCCCGGCGATCAGCAGCCGGAGCCGCGGTTCATCGCCAAGCAGCCGCGCCAGCCGGCCGCCAAACGTGCCGTAACCGCCGATGATCAGCAGCGAGAGCCGGTCGCCGCTCATGTGATGAAGCGGCTGCGCTGCTCCGCCGTCGGCACCATGCAGCTCTGCCGGCCGGCGATCTTCAGCCGGTTGCGGGCGATGAATTCATAGAGCGCATCGGCTGCGCGCCGCGGCAGCAGCCGGAAGAGCCTGACCAGCGAATAGGGAAAACCGAGGCCGGCCACCATGCGGATCGAGCCGTCGGATTTGAAGAAGGCGCGGCCGTTTTCGATGAGGATGTTGGTTTCGTAATCGCGCTCGTTGAGCCCGTAATGCCGGTAGAGCGCTGCGCCGAGCGGCGTCTGGGCGGCGAGGAAGCGGTAGCGCCGCTCTCTGTCGTGCTTCAGCGCGAATTTCACCCAGCCGGAGCAGAAGACGCATTCGCCATCGAAAACG
This Rhizobium acidisoli DNA region includes the following protein-coding sequences:
- a CDS encoding DUF1499 domain-containing protein gives rise to the protein MAIRFDRPVSGAARFSRLLGAFSLVLALAVLIAHRFGGLATPYLVLLLIAAAGCGLLAAMLAAVGLRSLWMTGAEGGLAALAALIYAAFPLGIGAFAVERYMTLPDIYDVSTDPVSAPDWLSTPKSDQIWLKRNLVTPEDREKQLAAYPELTGRRYEGALDRVLEAVRKVAKQSGFVIVRSTGTSELDRDPEDGPAKLEPGDEAVADAPGIIPVPTPRPYDDDVAKLIRGANGVTLQATNRTLILGLRFDILIRLREEAETTFVDIRVASRYGQHDLGFSAEIAGDYLKALDAELLGIAGG
- a CDS encoding SDR family oxidoreductase, whose protein sequence is MSGDRLSLLIIGGYGTFGGRLARLLGDEPRLRLLIAGRSLEKADDFVADLRAPKDGSEGLGSSNLGASLQAVRFDRDGDLAEQLTRLQPDLVVDASGPFQSFGDDPYKVVRACIGLDIDYADLADSTGFVAAIGGLNAEARARGVFALSGLSSLPALSFAALEVMAPQFARVEAVAAGIAPSSHVKIGLNVVSAIASYAGKPVPRLSDGKVSSGRGLIDAMRVTVAPPGAVPLKSREFLLVDAPDLALLPARFAGLQSSFTGVGTEPQPLQRLLGLAAQLVRLKLLPSLTPFSRLIRRASHGFAIGAHRGGMFVRVTGVDAAGKSLTGGWHLIAEGDDGPFIPVTGVAALVRRLLKGIRPEAGARPATGELRLDDFEAEFRRFSITTGIRMESVGACLPLYHRVLGSAFEQLPPAIAAIHSVGPAGGARVASGRARIERGRGILAGIVARLIGFPPAGEDVPVTVRFTADGEKEIWTRDFGGKIFHSLQLEGKDHDRHLLAEVFGPFRVLVALVPEGSKLRLVVRGWRFCGLPLPLFLAPGGETFEEERDGRFHFHVEIGGRLTGLVVRYSGWLVVE
- a CDS encoding thiol-disulfide oxidoreductase DCC family protein, which produces MTRAAYSYRNDPAVPAFADDQPLIVFDGECVFCSGWVKFALKHDRERRYRFLAAQTPLGAALYRHYGLNERDYETNILIENGRAFFKSDGSIRMVAGLGFPYSLVRLFRLLPRRAADALYEFIARNRLKIAGRQSCMVPTAEQRSRFIT